One stretch of Saccharopolyspora erythraea DNA includes these proteins:
- a CDS encoding WXG100 family type VII secretion target, whose protein sequence is MNAGGGGVLDANTETLARVVQMATVVVQEIEGQRSKLDGEVNSVIPAQWNMDQSQALLVAHKKWDAAIKNLCQKLEKLGSDTSFAMNDYLDTDQQGASCFNGIDGGGGGGLGAGGGGGESGSGGGGGDGDSGEGDGDGGSSGQTYAFAGLLRAV, encoded by the coding sequence GTGAATGCTGGTGGCGGCGGTGTGTTGGACGCCAACACGGAGACGCTCGCGCGAGTGGTCCAGATGGCGACAGTGGTCGTGCAGGAGATCGAAGGCCAGCGCAGCAAGCTGGACGGCGAGGTGAACTCCGTCATCCCCGCCCAGTGGAACATGGACCAGTCCCAGGCGCTGCTCGTCGCGCACAAGAAGTGGGACGCGGCGATCAAGAACCTGTGCCAGAAACTGGAGAAGCTGGGCAGTGACACCAGCTTCGCCATGAACGACTACCTCGACACCGACCAGCAGGGCGCCTCCTGCTTCAACGGTATCGACGGCGGCGGAGGTGGCGGTCTCGGCGCAGGTGGCGGTGGTGGTGAGTCCGGTTCCGGCGGTGGCGGTGGTGACGGTGACTCCGGCGAGGGCGACGGGGACGGCGGGTCTTCCGGCCAGACCTACGCGTTCGCGGGGCTGCTCCGCGCCGTGTGA